A part of Anabas testudineus chromosome 9, fAnaTes1.2, whole genome shotgun sequence genomic DNA contains:
- the LOC113150135 gene encoding golgin subfamily A member 6-like protein 1, whose translation MDRHFSSRLQGSGPRHVGAAFYGPKLHALGTVQLQTTGQLPESSLVESLRKALVSAISEIKVLKEENQALKEQIDLRKNQSQVEVSQLQEKLTEKDELFKKATKAHMDCLALLAEKDTEVKTSEEHWEKRCEALKDNLQQEMAHREEDWRRKVQEVENEKNLLCEEWHRKEEEWRKKESRSDEHINLLTSKNKLLLEKVKDQEAEKPENKEGDKVGSEPQLSDEKHVNDKKERETKEDQEEVRQLQEKLKEKDELIKRITKKRQARTKAHMDCLALLVKKHTEVKTSEEHWEKRCEALKESLQQEMAHREEDWRRKVQEVENEKNLLCEEWHRKEEEWRKKESRSEEHINLLTPNNNLLLEVVKQTKAQVERKIEEARQLQEKLKENNDLIKINQKKIQACRKANRNRLALVAKNHTEIKTSDEQINLLTSKNNGSGKSQRPRSRKD comes from the exons ATGGACAGGCATTTTAGCTCAAGACTTCAG GGATCTGGACCAAGGCACGTCGGTGCTGCCTTTTATGGCCCAAAACTGCATGCACTGGGGACAGTGCAACTGCAGACCACCGGCCAGTTGCCTGAAAGCTCACTTGTGGAGAGCCTCAGAAAGGCTCTCGTTTCTGCAATCAGTGAGATAAAGGTCCTGAAGGAGGAAAACCAAGCCCTGAAGGAGCAGATTGACCTCCGGAAAAATCAGAGCCAGGTAGAGGTGAGCCAGCTCCAGGAGAAGCTCACAGAAAAAGATGAGCTCTTCAAAAAGGCCACAAAAGCCCACATGGACTGTCTGGCTCTGCTGGCTGAAAAAGACACGGAGGTAAAAACCAGTGAAGAGCACTGGGAGAAAAGATGTGAGGCTCTGAAGGACAACCTGCAACAGGAGATGGctcacagagaggaggactgGAGGAGAAAAGTGCAGGAGGTGGAGAACGAAAAGAACCTGCTCTGTGAGGAGTGGcacaggaaggaggaagaatggaggaagaaggagagccGGAGTGACGAGCACATCAACCTCCTCACGTCCAAGAACAAACTGCTTCTG gaAAAAGTAAAAGACCAAGAAGCAGAAAAGCCTGAGAACAAAGAAGGTGACAAGGTGGGAAGTGAACCACAGCTGAGTGACGAGAAACACGTCAacgacaaaaaagaaagagagacaaaggaagaccaggaggaggtgagacagCTCCAGGAGAAGCTCAAGGAGAAAGACGAGCTCATCAAAAGAAtcacaaaaaaaagacaagctcGCACAAAAGCCCACATGGACTGTCTGGCTCTGCtggttaaaaaacacacagaggtaaAAACCAGTGAAGAGCACTGGGAGAAAAGATGTGAGGCTCTGAAGGAGAGTCTGCAACAGGAGATGGctcacagagaggaggactgGAGGAGAAAAGTGCAGGAGGTGGAGAACGAAAAGAACCTGCTCTGTGAGGAGTGGcacaggaaggaggaagaatggaggaagaaggagagccGGAGTGAGGAGCACATCAACCTCCTCACTCCCAACAACAATCTGCTTCTG gAGGTcgtcaaacaaacaaaggctCAGGTAGAGCGCAAGATAGAGGAGGCGAGACAGCTCCAGGAGAAGCTCAAAGAGAATAATGATCTCatcaaaataaaccaaaaaaaaatacaagcttGCAGAAAAGCCAATAGGAACCGTCTGGCTCTGGTGGCTAAAAACcacacagagataaagacaAGTGACGAGCAGATCAACCTCCTCACGTCCAAGAACAATG gaAGTGGAAAAAGTCAAAGACCAAGAAGCAGAAAAGACTGA